One genomic window of Psychrobacter cibarius includes the following:
- a CDS encoding CopD family protein, producing the protein MLNYILILHLLSATVWTGGHLILTLVVLPKALSSRNIDGLMQFEQLFERVGMPALVLQIITGLWMAYQILPNIAAWFKLDNDFSILISLKLLLLLMTVLVALHARFYRIPRLSIQTLKGFSINIILVTLFSVAFVVVGTLFRTGLN; encoded by the coding sequence ATGCTTAACTATATACTCATACTACACTTGTTAAGCGCTACTGTCTGGACAGGTGGTCATCTGATTTTGACCTTGGTGGTATTACCAAAAGCACTATCATCCCGAAATATTGATGGTCTGATGCAATTTGAGCAGCTGTTTGAGAGGGTTGGGATGCCGGCTTTGGTGCTGCAAATAATCACTGGACTTTGGATGGCCTACCAGATATTACCCAACATTGCTGCATGGTTTAAACTTGATAATGATTTTAGTATTCTTATTAGTCTCAAATTACTATTATTGCTAATGACTGTTCTGGTTGCCCTGCACGCTCGTTTCTATCGAATACCCAGATTGTCTATTCAGACCCTGAAAGGATTTTCAATCAATATCATATTGGTCACTTTGTTTTCTGTCGCCTTTGTTGTCGTTGGTACGCTCTTTCGCACAGGATTAAATTAG
- a CDS encoding hemerythrin domain-containing protein has protein sequence MKRAAQLQPLSRQHHLGLNLSRHAKECADEPNAIAEHWLNITSYINEMQQHFQIEDNLMAHALQPHSSSKPEVASVLNTLDAQHKSLHALMAEVQDLPQSQSNHVTVGQVKKLATLLYDHIRFEEREWFPIVERYLTTEELEAIYDASPDSIKRSDENR, from the coding sequence ATGAAACGCGCCGCACAATTACAACCATTATCTCGTCAACATCATCTAGGTCTAAATCTATCTCGCCATGCTAAAGAGTGTGCTGATGAACCTAACGCAATTGCCGAGCATTGGCTAAATATCACGTCTTATATTAACGAGATGCAACAGCATTTTCAGATTGAAGACAATCTAATGGCTCATGCCTTACAGCCTCATAGCAGCTCCAAACCTGAGGTGGCATCGGTACTAAATACACTTGATGCGCAGCACAAGTCCCTGCATGCACTCATGGCAGAGGTTCAAGATTTGCCGCAATCTCAAAGCAATCACGTCACCGTTGGACAAGTCAAAAAACTCGCCACCTTGCTATATGATCATATTCGTTTTGAAGAACGAGAATGGTTTCCTATCGTTGAGCGCTATCTGACAACAGAAGAATTAGAGGCTATTTATGATGCCAGTCCAGACAGTATCAAACGCTCAGATGAGAACCGTTAG
- a CDS encoding phosphoethanolamine--lipid A transferase, whose product MSISQAAKIDAPKANKKSHSLSKLYNREINLNHLVIVVALYLVATANIGFFEQVLSVYPFSTNTGFIFSIIGLLFGLMWLVLSLLCHRSTAKLVLIIMVLIAAICGYFTDAYGTIFNRDMLINGLQTDQAEAMGLMAPSLFIRLFLLGIVPAFMIGNIRLKRLSWQQATLQKSVTLLLSIVLIAVCLVPFGDQYASFFRQHKIVRSYVNPITPVYSVIKLGTDYIAERRRPDTLIPHATDAKRSIIINTSNSAVKPKLMVFVVGETVRADHIGLNGYERNTTPLLSKKSDIYSFKDASSCGTSTAYSVPCMFSYANRENYDPDSASYNENVLDTLHKQGVNVVWRDNNSSAKGVADRVTFEDYKTTALNPDCDIECRDIGMLDGFDKLVKSGSSQKETPKDTLILLHQMGNHGPAYFKRYPKDFAEYQPVCMTNELSKCDNQSVINGYDNAIRYTDYFLNSVIDTLKPYEQDYEVVMVYISDHGESLGENNIYLHGLPYAIAPNAQKHVPVIIWSPTGNGIDSSTIAKSSLANMIDQPVSHDFITPTLLQFFGITTDETKAAPTFFKVAN is encoded by the coding sequence ATGTCAATATCTCAAGCCGCCAAAATCGATGCGCCCAAAGCCAATAAAAAAAGCCACTCCCTAAGCAAGCTCTATAATCGCGAGATCAATCTCAATCATCTGGTCATAGTCGTTGCTCTGTACTTAGTAGCGACGGCGAATATTGGCTTTTTTGAGCAAGTACTCAGCGTTTATCCATTTAGCACAAACACGGGCTTTATTTTTTCCATCATAGGCTTATTATTTGGGCTGATGTGGTTGGTGTTGTCACTGCTGTGTCATCGCTCAACGGCAAAATTAGTGCTTATCATAATGGTGCTGATTGCAGCTATCTGTGGTTACTTTACCGACGCCTACGGGACGATATTTAATCGTGATATGCTCATTAACGGCTTACAAACTGATCAAGCAGAAGCCATGGGATTAATGGCGCCCAGTCTATTTATTCGCCTGTTTTTACTAGGTATAGTACCTGCTTTCATGATTGGTAACATTCGTCTAAAGCGATTATCTTGGCAACAAGCAACCCTTCAAAAATCAGTCACCCTATTATTATCTATCGTATTGATAGCGGTGTGTCTGGTGCCATTTGGTGACCAATACGCCAGCTTTTTTCGCCAGCACAAAATAGTCCGTAGTTATGTTAATCCTATTACTCCTGTTTATTCTGTCATCAAACTGGGTACTGATTATATCGCTGAGCGCCGTCGTCCCGATACGCTAATCCCTCATGCCACAGATGCAAAACGCAGCATTATTATTAACACTAGCAACAGCGCTGTAAAACCTAAGTTGATGGTATTTGTAGTAGGAGAAACCGTTCGCGCTGACCATATTGGCTTAAACGGTTATGAACGCAACACCACGCCTTTGCTTTCAAAAAAATCAGACATTTACAGCTTTAAAGACGCCTCGTCATGCGGCACATCTACCGCCTATTCAGTACCCTGCATGTTTAGCTACGCCAATAGAGAAAATTATGACCCTGATAGCGCTAGCTATAATGAAAACGTGCTCGATACACTACACAAGCAAGGCGTCAATGTCGTTTGGCGAGACAATAACTCTAGCGCCAAAGGGGTGGCTGACCGCGTAACTTTTGAGGATTATAAAACAACCGCGCTCAATCCAGATTGTGATATTGAGTGTCGAGATATAGGCATGCTTGATGGTTTTGATAAACTGGTTAAGTCAGGCAGCTCACAGAAAGAGACACCTAAAGACACACTTATTTTGCTGCATCAAATGGGCAATCATGGACCCGCCTATTTTAAGCGTTACCCTAAAGATTTTGCAGAATATCAGCCCGTCTGTATGACCAATGAGCTATCAAAATGCGACAACCAATCGGTTATCAATGGTTATGACAATGCCATTCGTTATACAGATTATTTTTTAAATAGCGTGATCGACACCTTAAAACCCTATGAGCAAGATTATGAGGTGGTGATGGTATATATTAGTGATCATGGAGAAAGTTTGGGCGAAAACAATATTTACTTGCATGGTCTGCCATACGCTATTGCGCCAAATGCACAAAAGCATGTGCCAGTGATTATTTGGTCACCGACTGGCAATGGCATTGATAGCAGCACTATTGCTAAAAGTAGCTTAGCTAACATGATTGATCAGCCTGTATCACATGATTTTATTACGCCAACCTTGCTTCAGTTTTTTGGTATCACCACTGACGAAACCAAAGCAGCACCCACCTTTTTTAAAGTGGCTAATTGA
- a CDS encoding response regulator transcription factor, whose product MYKILIIEDNPDIVANIYAFFEPKGFELDNAHNGISGLTLASNNRYDVILLDVMLPGMDGTKLCKNLREELHDKTPVLMLTARDTILDKVAGFDSGADDYLVKPFSLVELESRIKALIRRHKDDHFEHGLTVGTLSLNHSEHTITREGKSLKLTPTGFKILHTLMSAAPRVVSKTELEEKVWGEDIPSSDALRTHMHGVRAQVDKPFDKIMIVTLPGVGYQIIDPDKA is encoded by the coding sequence ATGTACAAGATACTCATCATTGAAGACAATCCCGATATCGTCGCCAATATTTATGCTTTTTTTGAGCCGAAAGGCTTTGAGCTAGACAATGCCCATAATGGCATTAGTGGCTTAACGCTCGCATCGAATAATCGATATGACGTCATCTTGTTAGATGTCATGCTGCCGGGTATGGACGGCACTAAACTGTGCAAAAATCTCAGGGAAGAGCTGCATGACAAAACGCCAGTATTGATGCTGACCGCTCGCGATACGATTTTAGATAAAGTGGCAGGATTCGATAGTGGCGCTGACGATTATCTGGTTAAGCCTTTCTCATTGGTGGAATTAGAATCTCGTATTAAGGCTCTCATACGCCGACATAAAGATGATCATTTTGAGCATGGTTTAACCGTTGGCACGTTGTCTTTAAACCATAGTGAGCATACGATTACACGTGAAGGTAAGTCGCTAAAACTCACACCAACAGGCTTCAAAATACTACATACCTTGATGAGTGCGGCGCCGCGCGTGGTTAGCAAAACCGAGCTGGAAGAAAAAGTATGGGGCGAAGACATACCAAGCAGTGATGCACTGCGTACTCACATGCATGGGGTCCGTGCGCAGGTAGATAAGCCGTTCGATAAAATCATGATAGTCACGTTGCCTGGTGTCGGTTATCAGATTATTGATCCAGATAAAGCCTAA